A single genomic interval of Bradyrhizobium sp. AZCC 1693 harbors:
- a CDS encoding carotenoid oxygenase family protein yields MLDQVKTEAARTNLAPIPMECDAPHLKVTGELPRELNGTLYRNGPNPQFDVPGAHWFVGDGMLHAFHLENGRASYRNRWVRTPKWLAEHDAGRALFGGFGRKLPGAPAGITDDGGVANTNIIFHGGKLLALEEGHLPTEIEPDTLNRVGYCDYKGAIQGPFTAHPKIDPVTGEMVFFGYNAAGPLTPALSFGSVNAAGVVTRFDRFDAPYASMVHDFIVTENHLLFPILPITGSMERAMRGKAPYAWEPEKGAYVGVMKRNGSAKDIVWFRAESCYVFHVMNAWEEGNRIIADVMQFEEAPLFNHPDGSKTDPEKSRARYCRWTFDLSGNTDRFTQTYLDDLTGEFPRIDDRRAGQANSHGWYACANPDLPMFGALSGIVHVDGKGKRLGHYLLPAGDTISEPVFVERSSEASDGDGWLLAAVWRAQENRSDLAVFNAQDVESGPVALVHLGHRVPDGFHGNWVGAA; encoded by the coding sequence ATGCTCGACCAGGTGAAGACCGAGGCGGCCCGAACCAATCTGGCGCCGATCCCGATGGAATGCGACGCGCCGCATCTCAAGGTGACCGGCGAATTGCCGCGCGAGCTCAACGGCACGCTCTATCGCAACGGTCCCAATCCGCAGTTCGATGTCCCCGGCGCGCACTGGTTCGTCGGCGACGGCATGCTGCACGCCTTCCACCTGGAGAACGGCCGCGCCAGCTACCGCAACCGCTGGGTCCGCACCCCGAAATGGCTGGCCGAGCACGACGCCGGCCGCGCGCTGTTTGGCGGCTTCGGCCGCAAGCTGCCGGGTGCGCCGGCCGGAATCACCGACGATGGCGGCGTCGCCAACACCAACATCATCTTCCATGGCGGAAAGCTTCTGGCGCTCGAGGAAGGCCATCTGCCGACCGAGATCGAGCCCGACACTCTCAATCGCGTCGGCTATTGCGACTACAAGGGCGCCATCCAGGGTCCCTTCACCGCGCATCCCAAGATCGACCCCGTGACCGGCGAGATGGTGTTCTTCGGCTACAACGCCGCAGGCCCCCTGACCCCTGCCCTCTCCTTCGGATCGGTCAACGCCGCAGGCGTGGTGACGCGGTTCGATCGTTTCGACGCCCCCTATGCCAGCATGGTGCACGACTTCATCGTGACCGAAAATCATCTGCTGTTTCCGATCCTCCCCATCACCGGCAGCATGGAGCGGGCGATGCGCGGCAAGGCGCCCTATGCCTGGGAGCCGGAGAAAGGTGCATACGTCGGCGTGATGAAGCGCAACGGCTCGGCCAAGGACATCGTCTGGTTCCGCGCCGAGAGCTGCTACGTCTTCCACGTCATGAATGCGTGGGAGGAAGGCAACCGCATCATTGCCGACGTGATGCAATTCGAGGAAGCCCCGCTGTTCAACCATCCCGATGGCTCGAAGACCGACCCCGAGAAGTCGCGCGCGCGCTATTGCCGCTGGACCTTCGACCTGTCAGGCAATACCGACCGCTTCACGCAGACCTATCTCGACGATCTCACCGGCGAATTCCCGCGCATCGACGACCGCCGCGCGGGACAGGCGAACAGCCATGGCTGGTATGCCTGCGCTAACCCGGATCTGCCGATGTTCGGCGCGCTGTCCGGCATCGTCCATGTCGACGGCAAGGGCAAGCGTCTCGGCCATTATCTCTTGCCCGCCGGCGACACCATTTCGGAACCGGTGTTTGTCGAACGAAGCAGTGAGGCGAGCGACGGCGACGGCTGGCTGCTCGCCGCGGTATGGCGCGCGCAGGAGAACCGCAGCGATCTTGCCGTGTTCAACGCGCAGGACGTGGAGTCGGGGCCCGTTGCACTGGTACATCTCGGCCATCGCGTGCCCGACGGCTTTCACGGCAATTGGGTTGGCGCGGCGTAA
- a CDS encoding TetR/AcrR family transcriptional regulator encodes MTRASSETRTKRPAAKRRPARAVAERPAGRRHRSASETPYHHGDLHDALLAAAERVLERDGLPGLTLRAVAREAGVSHAAPTHHFGDLSGLLSELAAIGFRRFNEAMAAAGKTDIHPLMKAMARAKAYVAYAQACPGMYGLMFRTERLDMTRPSLHEAATASFEGLANAIGAGRNEKLTGEALEALSLDQAAAIARAWSLVHGFTTLLLDGRLKDILHRLPEGTGVDQLLDAMLRSTVPRPPGM; translated from the coding sequence ATGACTAGAGCCTCGAGTGAAACCAGAACCAAACGTCCCGCCGCGAAGCGCAGGCCGGCAAGGGCGGTGGCCGAAAGGCCGGCCGGCCGGCGGCACCGATCGGCAAGCGAGACCCCCTATCATCACGGCGATCTGCACGACGCCTTGCTCGCCGCCGCCGAGCGGGTGCTGGAACGCGACGGGTTGCCGGGCCTGACTTTGCGGGCCGTGGCGCGCGAGGCCGGCGTATCACATGCCGCGCCCACGCATCATTTCGGCGATCTCTCCGGGCTCCTGAGCGAACTCGCCGCGATCGGCTTCCGTCGATTCAACGAGGCCATGGCGGCGGCGGGCAAGACCGATATCCACCCGCTGATGAAGGCAATGGCGCGCGCCAAGGCCTATGTTGCCTACGCGCAGGCGTGTCCCGGCATGTACGGGCTGATGTTCCGCACCGAGCGGCTCGACATGACGCGGCCGTCGCTACACGAGGCGGCTACTGCCTCCTTCGAGGGCTTGGCGAACGCGATCGGCGCCGGGCGCAACGAAAAACTCACCGGCGAGGCGCTGGAGGCGCTGTCGCTCGACCAGGCTGCCGCGATTGCGCGGGCGTGGTCGCTGGTGCACGGCTTCACTACGCTGCTGCTCGACGGGCGGCTGAAGGACATCCTGCACCGGCTGCCCGAAGGCACCGGGGTCGACCAGCTGCTGGATGCGATGCTGCGTTCGACGGTGCCGCGACCGCCGGGGATGTAG
- a CDS encoding SET domain-containing protein, which yields MPSIPSNKPYRVGRSRTGLGLFATKPIKKGTKIIRYFGPLLDSKKKKDDAIENKYLFELNDRWTIDGSVRKNIARYINHACKPNAESDVKPRKRKVFIRAIKNIEPGEEINYDYGTDYFKAYLKPIGCKCAACEKKRKRQRAEARAEKARLKAKAERKALKNAEKLAKAEEKAEAKLKARSAKKKLKLNGHSLNGKSLNGKSLNGKPPNGRSLNGKYLNGNSRVRVAGKKSSVRKPPVSAPAPVLEVQPAAISLEAQPTAI from the coding sequence ATGCCTTCCATACCATCGAATAAGCCCTATCGCGTCGGCCGCTCCCGCACCGGGCTTGGCCTCTTCGCCACCAAGCCGATCAAGAAGGGCACCAAGATTATCCGCTATTTTGGGCCGCTTCTGGATTCGAAGAAGAAAAAAGACGACGCGATCGAGAACAAGTACCTGTTCGAGCTGAACGACCGCTGGACCATCGACGGCTCGGTGCGCAAGAACATCGCCCGCTATATCAACCACGCCTGCAAGCCGAACGCGGAATCCGACGTCAAACCGCGCAAGCGCAAGGTCTTCATCCGCGCCATCAAGAACATCGAGCCGGGCGAGGAGATCAATTACGACTACGGCACCGACTATTTCAAAGCCTATCTGAAGCCGATCGGCTGCAAATGCGCGGCCTGCGAAAAGAAGCGCAAGAGGCAGCGCGCCGAGGCGCGGGCGGAGAAGGCCCGCCTGAAGGCGAAGGCCGAGCGCAAGGCGCTGAAGAATGCCGAGAAACTGGCGAAGGCGGAGGAGAAGGCTGAAGCGAAGCTGAAGGCGCGGAGCGCGAAGAAGAAGCTCAAGCTGAACGGCCATTCCCTGAATGGCAAGTCTCTCAATGGCAAGTCTCTCAATGGCAAGCCACCCAACGGCAGGTCGCTCAACGGCAAGTATCTGAACGGCAACAGCCGCGTCAGGGTTGCCGGCAAAAAATCGAGCGTCAGGAAGCCGCCAGTTTCCGCGCCCGCGCCGGTCCTTGAGGTTCAGCCCGCTGCTATCTCCCTTGAGGCGCAGCCCACCGCTATCTGA
- a CDS encoding DUF6522 family protein — MKPIEFENGAVQIDASIVAKGLGLTLPLLQKEMRAGKITSFAERGVDADSGRHRLTFLSEHRRFRVVVDETGAIIQRSAVDFGDSLLPKSVRKAGG; from the coding sequence ATGAAACCAATCGAATTCGAAAATGGCGCGGTGCAGATTGACGCATCCATCGTCGCCAAAGGCCTCGGCCTGACGCTGCCCCTGCTCCAGAAGGAGATGCGCGCGGGCAAGATCACGAGTTTTGCCGAGCGCGGCGTCGATGCCGACAGCGGACGGCATCGCCTGACGTTCCTGTCCGAACACCGGCGCTTTCGCGTCGTGGTCGACGAAACCGGCGCGATCATTCAACGCTCGGCGGTCGACTTCGGCGATTCGTTGCTGCCGAAGTCGGTGCGCAAGGCTGGCGGATAA
- a CDS encoding RrF2 family transcriptional regulator, with protein MRLTSFTDYALRALMRLAGEPGRSFATGEMAAELDISRNHLAKVVRDLADSGFISTQRGAGGGFTLARPAQSITIGEVVRALEGPPLVECFREDGGDCVLMPRCRLKARLAAAREAFMRELDTTTLAECAYPARLKRTPAPA; from the coding sequence ATGCGCCTGACGTCGTTCACGGATTATGCCTTGCGCGCCCTGATGCGGCTGGCGGGCGAGCCGGGCCGGTCGTTCGCCACCGGCGAAATGGCGGCCGAACTCGACATTTCCCGCAACCACCTGGCCAAGGTGGTGCGCGACCTCGCCGATAGCGGCTTCATCTCGACCCAGCGCGGCGCCGGTGGCGGCTTCACGCTTGCGCGCCCGGCCCAGTCGATCACGATCGGCGAAGTGGTGCGGGCGCTTGAAGGGCCGCCGCTGGTGGAGTGTTTTCGTGAGGATGGCGGCGATTGCGTGCTGATGCCGCGCTGCCGGCTGAAGGCAAGGCTCGCCGCCGCGCGCGAGGCCTTCATGCGTGAACTCGACACCACGACGCTGGCGGAATGCGCCTATCCGGCGCGGCTCAAACGTACTCCGGCACCCGCGTGA
- a CDS encoding group III truncated hemoglobin, with product MEAIVAGPERRERLTAEIMERTGIDEAMIERMVHGFYARVREDAVLGPIFEVRIRDWEPHLKQMCAFWSSVALMTGRYHGTPMAKHLPLPVDAGHFDRWLELFEQTAREICPPQAEAHFVERARRIAASLELGIAGAHGVMLGNGERFRSNQTGAV from the coding sequence ATGGAAGCGATCGTGGCGGGGCCGGAGCGGCGTGAGCGGCTTACGGCCGAAATCATGGAGCGGACCGGCATTGACGAGGCGATGATCGAGCGCATGGTGCACGGCTTCTACGCGAGGGTTCGTGAGGATGCCGTGCTGGGACCGATCTTCGAGGTCCGGATCAGGGATTGGGAGCCGCATCTGAAGCAGATGTGCGCGTTCTGGTCGTCGGTCGCGCTGATGACGGGCCGCTACCACGGCACCCCGATGGCCAAGCATCTGCCGCTGCCGGTCGATGCCGGGCATTTCGACCGCTGGCTCGAGCTATTCGAGCAGACCGCCCGCGAGATCTGTCCGCCCCAGGCGGAAGCGCATTTCGTGGAACGGGCGCGGCGGATCGCAGCGAGCCTCGAACTCGGCATCGCCGGCGCCCACGGCGTCATGCTCGGCAACGGCGAAAGATTTCGGTCCAATCAAACAGGAGCAGTGTGA
- a CDS encoding helix-turn-helix domain-containing protein has translation MNAHAATARAERTQPVHIGDHLREWRQRRHLSQLDLAGDAEISARHLSFVETGRAAPSREMVLKLAERLEVPLRERNVLLVAAGFAPAFPQRSLDDPALKSARQAIDLVLKAHEPNPALAYDRHWNLVTANRMVAPLLEGIPPHLLGQPFNILRLAFHPEGLAPRTVNLAEWSAHLLERLHRQCEATADPELLKLYQELKAYRMPARSGPISADNVAIPFKLRSAGGEVLSFISTTMVFGTPVDITLQELALETFFPADDLTAERMRQMAAELT, from the coding sequence ATGAACGCACATGCTGCCACGGCGCGAGCCGAACGAACCCAACCCGTCCATATCGGCGATCACCTGCGCGAATGGCGCCAGCGCCGCCATCTGAGCCAGCTCGATCTGGCCGGAGACGCCGAGATATCCGCGCGCCACCTCAGTTTTGTCGAAACCGGCCGCGCCGCGCCGTCGCGGGAAATGGTGCTGAAGCTCGCCGAGCGATTGGAGGTTCCCTTGCGTGAACGCAACGTGCTCCTGGTCGCGGCGGGCTTTGCGCCTGCCTTTCCGCAGCGCTCGCTCGACGATCCCGCGCTCAAATCGGCGCGGCAGGCCATCGACCTCGTCCTCAAGGCGCATGAGCCCAATCCGGCACTGGCCTATGACCGGCACTGGAATCTGGTGACGGCCAACCGCATGGTGGCGCCGCTGCTCGAAGGCATCCCGCCGCATCTGCTCGGGCAGCCCTTCAACATTCTGCGGCTCGCCTTTCACCCGGAGGGGCTCGCGCCGCGCACGGTCAATCTCGCCGAATGGAGCGCGCATCTGCTGGAGCGACTGCATCGGCAGTGCGAGGCGACGGCCGATCCCGAATTGCTGAAGCTGTATCAGGAACTGAAGGCCTATCGGATGCCGGCGCGCTCGGGTCCTATCTCGGCGGACAATGTCGCGATCCCCTTCAAGCTGCGAAGCGCGGGCGGCGAGGTGCTGAGCTTCATCTCCACCACCATGGTGTTCGGCACGCCGGTCGACATCACGCTGCAGGAGCTGGCGCTGGAGACGTTCTTCCCCGCCGACGACCTGACCGCCGAGCGGATGCGGCAGATGGCGGCGGAGCTGACTTGA